A stretch of the Leptospiraceae bacterium genome encodes the following:
- a CDS encoding bifunctional methylenetetrahydrofolate dehydrogenase/methenyltetrahydrofolate cyclohydrolase (catalyzes the formation of 5,10-methenyltetrahydrofolate from 5,10-methylenetetrahydrofolate and subsequent formation of 10-formyltetrahydrofolate from 5,10-methenyltetrahydrofolate) — protein MNPIILDGKKLSEKIKSQIQAEIQVLKEKHSFTPTLATILVGSDPSSQVYVKMKINSCEKLGMKSKLVELPDTTSTLELLKVIDELNEDKSITGILLQHPVPKQIDERLAFDRIAEKKDVDGVNSLSFGKLSMGEKSFNPCTPYGIMLLLEEYGINPSGKQAVVVGRSPILGKPMAMMLLEKDATVTICHSKTKNLPEILKQADIVVGAVGKPEFIKAEWLKDGVVLLDAGYNPGNVGDIDLKNAASKSSYYTPVPGGVGPMTIAVLLLQTMQAAKDSFT, from the coding sequence ATAAATCCAATCATCCTCGACGGAAAAAAACTTTCTGAAAAAATTAAATCCCAAATCCAAGCTGAAATCCAAGTTTTAAAAGAAAAACATTCTTTTACCCCTACTCTGGCTACCATTTTAGTAGGAAGTGATCCATCCTCGCAAGTATATGTAAAAATGAAAATCAACTCCTGTGAAAAGCTTGGAATGAAGTCCAAACTAGTTGAGCTTCCCGATACAACTTCAACACTAGAACTCTTAAAAGTAATCGATGAATTAAATGAAGACAAAAGCATAACAGGAATTTTACTCCAACACCCTGTTCCAAAGCAAATCGACGAACGGCTTGCATTTGACAGAATCGCAGAAAAAAAAGATGTAGATGGAGTAAATTCCCTCTCCTTTGGGAAATTGTCCATGGGAGAAAAGAGTTTTAATCCATGCACCCCTTATGGAATCATGCTTTTATTAGAAGAATATGGAATTAATCCAAGTGGCAAACAAGCCGTAGTCGTTGGACGCTCTCCTATTCTTGGAAAGCCAATGGCGATGATGCTACTCGAAAAAGATGCAACTGTTACAATTTGTCATTCTAAAACTAAAAATCTTCCTGAAATTTTAAAACAAGCAGACATTGTTGTAGGTGCTGTTGGTAAACCTGAATTCATAAAAGCGGAATGGCTTAAAGATGGGGTCGTTCTTTTAGATGCAGGTTACAATCCAGGAAATGTGGGAGATATTGATTTAAAAAATGCAGCATCCAAGTCTTCTTATTACACTCCCGTTCCAGGTGGAGTTGGTCCGATGACCATTGCAGTTTTACTTCTACAAACTATGCAAGCGGCAAAAGATAGCTTTACGTAG
- a CDS encoding cysteine--tRNA ligase — protein sequence MLEVKFYNSYTNKKEVFKPENPNAVKIYSCGPTVYNYNHIGNFRSYIFTDVLRRSLKLLGYMPDQTMNITDIEDKIITESIKQKVTVEEFTKKWIQIFFEDLQTLNIEKLEHYPRATESVPEMMDLIDKLKEQNLIYEKDGSVYYSIANFKDYGRLSKLDVDGMKSGARYEADEYTKEDVRDFVLWKSPKQEGEKFWETKYGKGRPGWHLECSAMIRKIYSSGIDIHTGGIDLLFPHHENEIAQTCGAFPHEHFVNLWMHCEHLLVENQKMSKSLGNYYTLRDLLEKGYNPKAIRYLLLSAHYRTKMNFSLKSIEEADKAIFKIQNTLNRILEALNYDLTLARENGYSKTFYDEFLESIADDLNTSKAVGTLFEFLKKINSSLDANSLTKEDLSDLLYYFSKVNELLGILEFSIPKEETLDSEIQDLIDKRQAAKKNKDFALADLIRNDLSAKGIILEDSPTGVKWKRK from the coding sequence ATGTTAGAAGTAAAATTTTATAATTCATACACAAATAAAAAAGAAGTTTTTAAACCTGAGAACCCAAACGCAGTGAAGATTTATTCCTGCGGTCCGACAGTTTATAACTACAACCATATCGGAAATTTTCGCTCTTATATTTTCACAGATGTTTTGCGTAGATCACTGAAGTTACTCGGATATATGCCCGATCAAACGATGAACATAACGGACATCGAAGATAAAATCATAACAGAATCCATAAAGCAAAAAGTAACTGTCGAAGAATTTACAAAGAAATGGATTCAAATATTCTTTGAAGATTTACAAACTCTTAACATCGAAAAATTAGAGCACTATCCAAGAGCAACAGAATCTGTTCCTGAAATGATGGATTTAATTGATAAATTAAAAGAGCAAAATTTAATTTATGAAAAAGATGGTAGCGTTTACTATTCAATAGCCAACTTCAAGGATTATGGAAGGCTAAGCAAACTCGATGTAGACGGAATGAAATCGGGCGCACGCTACGAAGCAGATGAATATACAAAAGAAGATGTCAGGGATTTTGTTTTGTGGAAATCTCCCAAACAAGAAGGAGAAAAATTCTGGGAAACAAAATACGGAAAAGGAAGACCTGGCTGGCATTTAGAATGCTCTGCGATGATTCGAAAAATCTATTCTTCTGGAATTGATATTCACACAGGCGGCATAGACCTATTATTCCCACATCATGAAAATGAAATTGCTCAAACCTGTGGAGCTTTCCCGCATGAGCACTTTGTAAATCTCTGGATGCATTGTGAACACCTATTAGTTGAAAATCAGAAAATGTCTAAGAGTTTGGGTAATTATTATACTCTCAGAGATTTATTAGAGAAAGGTTACAATCCTAAAGCAATCAGATACTTATTATTATCCGCTCATTATAGAACGAAAATGAATTTTTCTTTGAAATCTATCGAAGAAGCAGATAAAGCAATTTTTAAAATTCAAAATACATTGAATCGAATCTTAGAAGCGTTAAATTATGATTTAACTCTCGCTAGAGAAAATGGATATTCTAAAACTTTTTATGATGAATTTCTAGAAAGTATAGCGGATGATTTGAATACATCAAAAGCAGTTGGAACTTTATTTGAATTTCTAAAGAAAATCAATTCTTCTCTAGATGCAAACTCTTTAACGAAAGAAGACCTATCTGACCTACTCTATTATTTTTCAAAGGTCAATGAACTCTTAGGGATTTTAGAATTTTCTATACCAAAAGAAGAGACTTTAGATTCAGAAATCCAGGATTTAATAGATAAAAGACAAGCTGCAAAAAAAAATAAGGACTTTGCTCTGGCAGATTTAATTCGTAATGATTTGTCTGCAAAAGGAATTATTCTAGAAGACAGTCCAACCGGTGTAAAATGGAAAAGAAAGTAA
- the rlmB gene encoding 23S rRNA (guanosine(2251)-2'-O)-methyltransferase RlmB, whose translation MEKKVIKGAIYGKRNVAELVQKNHEEGLPTNKWGFREVLVKKNPSRDLIEDIISVIPKGIKITYLTNGELDSMFHGVNHQGVILLREESKKSNYSGDFTGLQELVAEEKLPILILDRIQDTGNLGNILRTAECFGFTTIVLSERESAPINDTVERMSSGAIHHLKIFRVTNLRQAIDFLKENGYWVVATSDRGMDSWDKLPEIHETAVIMGNEEAGVKRILLENADFVFQIPMHGKVSSLNVVVATGIVLDRIVNRRLD comes from the coding sequence ATGGAAAAGAAAGTAATCAAAGGTGCCATCTACGGCAAACGCAACGTAGCCGAACTAGTTCAAAAGAATCATGAAGAAGGACTTCCAACTAACAAATGGGGATTTAGAGAAGTTCTTGTTAAAAAGAATCCTTCCCGTGATTTGATTGAGGATATCATAAGCGTAATTCCAAAAGGAATTAAAATTACTTATCTGACAAATGGTGAACTAGATTCGATGTTTCACGGAGTTAATCACCAGGGTGTTATATTACTTAGAGAAGAAAGTAAAAAATCCAATTATTCAGGAGACTTTACAGGCTTACAAGAATTAGTCGCTGAAGAAAAATTACCGATTCTTATACTAGATAGAATTCAAGATACTGGAAATTTAGGAAACATTTTACGAACAGCAGAATGCTTTGGGTTTACAACGATTGTTCTCTCTGAAAGGGAAAGTGCTCCGATTAATGATACAGTAGAGCGTATGTCCTCCGGTGCTATTCATCATTTAAAAATATTTAGAGTTACGAATCTAAGACAGGCAATTGATTTTCTAAAAGAAAACGGTTACTGGGTAGTAGCCACAAGTGATAGAGGTATGGATAGCTGGGACAAATTGCCTGAAATCCACGAAACTGCTGTTATCATGGGAAACGAAGAAGCGGGTGTAAAAAGGATTCTTTTAGAAAATGCGGACTTTGTATTTCAAATTCCAATGCACGGAAAAGTTTCTTCCCTAAATGTGGTTGTTGCAACTGGAATTGTTCTAGATAGAATTGTAAATCGAAGGCTGGATTAA
- a CDS encoding SpoIIE family protein phosphatase, giving the protein MGFLKALLYLILLTISIPVFSNSVVIEDGISKYPLGKNLSYLEDKTNQLKFEQIASPEFSKSFLPSHQDNPSFGFQDSVYWVRIEFQNLSLTRNDFYLEEAFPPMDFLEMYSIENGKIQTNVLGDNIPFGARIVNHRNHVFPISIPTGESKTYYIKLKTKSVMVFRMTLFDLDAFYEKTVIEQFFFGMFYGILILLVLKNIYLYLSLKEKLYIYYVLFAFSLGMYFFVFNGFAYAYFWPNSIYWNDIANPFFMTLSLLTSIRTSIHFLKIQEYSVRIKDILDVESVLVLLNLFLLFLIPYKFTFYYIYILIAPVGITILVGTVISLFRNNPMAKFFLLGFSGFIVCSVFIMMNNLGILSGYASPDLMQIASGIAISLLSIGLANRYYILKKQNVEIETKSIQINSRLSRIQNELEISKKIHESLLPASLPKLKNARMYAKYLPSGEIGGDFYDIFHSEENHLGVFIADVTGHGVPAALFASTVKFSFSRETELIKEPSKLLANINASLFERIGNNLLSAGYFYLDLQKRRLTYASCGHPPLLIWRKEEKEFIELKPRGRLIGISRDIVLHDTIMKLEIGDRILFYTDGLIECENTNGEAFGEKALYKFAVMNEDMNAEQFCNSLVNSLNEYSATPGRFSDDVTFIVIDII; this is encoded by the coding sequence ATGGGATTTTTAAAAGCACTTCTGTACCTAATTTTGCTTACGATTTCCATTCCAGTTTTCTCGAACAGTGTTGTAATTGAAGACGGTATTTCGAAATATCCATTAGGAAAAAATCTTAGCTACCTCGAAGACAAAACGAATCAACTCAAATTTGAGCAAATTGCCAGCCCTGAATTTTCCAAATCATTTTTACCGAGCCACCAAGACAACCCCAGTTTTGGATTTCAGGATTCTGTCTATTGGGTTAGAATAGAATTTCAAAATCTATCCCTAACTCGAAATGATTTCTATTTAGAAGAAGCGTTTCCACCAATGGATTTTCTGGAGATGTATTCTATTGAGAATGGAAAAATTCAAACCAATGTTCTAGGAGATAACATTCCATTTGGCGCAAGAATTGTAAACCATAGAAACCATGTCTTTCCAATTTCCATTCCAACAGGAGAATCGAAAACTTATTATATAAAATTGAAAACAAAAAGCGTTATGGTATTTCGTATGACGCTATTTGATTTAGATGCGTTTTATGAAAAGACTGTCATTGAACAATTTTTCTTTGGAATGTTTTATGGAATTCTTATTTTATTGGTTTTAAAAAATATCTATCTCTATTTATCTTTAAAAGAGAAATTATATATCTACTATGTGTTGTTTGCTTTTTCGTTGGGAATGTATTTTTTTGTATTCAATGGGTTTGCTTACGCCTATTTCTGGCCTAATTCGATTTACTGGAATGATATTGCAAATCCATTTTTCATGACTCTTTCGCTTTTAACTTCCATTCGAACTTCGATTCATTTTTTAAAAATTCAAGAATACTCTGTAAGAATAAAAGACATTTTAGATGTAGAATCTGTTTTGGTTTTATTAAATCTTTTCCTGCTGTTTTTAATTCCTTATAAATTTACTTTTTATTATATCTACATCCTAATAGCTCCTGTAGGTATAACAATATTAGTCGGAACGGTCATAAGTCTATTTAGAAATAATCCTATGGCAAAATTTTTTCTTTTAGGATTTTCCGGTTTCATTGTTTGCTCGGTGTTTATCATGATGAATAATCTAGGCATTCTATCGGGCTATGCTTCTCCTGATCTAATGCAAATTGCTTCCGGAATCGCAATTTCTCTTTTGTCGATTGGTCTGGCAAATCGATATTATATTCTAAAAAAGCAAAATGTAGAAATTGAAACAAAATCTATACAGATTAACTCTCGACTGAGTAGGATTCAAAACGAATTAGAGATTTCCAAAAAGATTCACGAATCGCTTCTTCCTGCAAGTCTTCCAAAATTAAAGAACGCTAGAATGTATGCAAAGTATCTACCGTCAGGCGAAATAGGTGGAGATTTTTATGATATTTTCCATTCAGAAGAGAATCATTTAGGAGTATTCATTGCAGATGTAACAGGGCATGGCGTGCCAGCTGCTTTATTTGCATCAACTGTTAAGTTTTCTTTTTCAAGAGAAACAGAATTGATTAAAGAGCCTTCTAAACTTTTAGCCAATATAAACGCATCCTTATTTGAAAGAATTGGAAATAATCTTTTGTCAGCGGGCTATTTCTATTTAGACTTACAAAAAAGAAGGCTGACCTATGCAAGCTGTGGACATCCTCCTCTCTTAATATGGAGAAAGGAAGAGAAAGAGTTTATCGAATTAAAACCGCGAGGACGGCTAATCGGTATTTCCCGTGATATTGTTTTACATGATACAATAATGAAATTGGAAATAGGCGATAGGATACTGTTTTATACAGATGGTCTTATCGAATGCGAGAATACCAATGGAGAAGCATTCGGAGAAAAAGCCTTATATAAATTTGCCGTGATGAACGAAGATATGAACGCAGAGCAGTTCTGCAATTCTCTTGTGAATTCATTGAATGAATACTCCGCAACGCCGGGACGATTTAGTGATGACGTTACTTTTATTGTGATAGATATTATTTGA
- a CDS encoding alkaline phosphatase family protein: protein MKKIFSKLIYTFLIYFIFLNQIHAEESKQVIKRIGFGSCLEQWNPQEIWKPMISSKPELFLWLGDNIYYDSYIADEKKYYYNLLTSRKEFQNLKKISKMLYTWDDHDYGINDSGAEYEDKVNSQRIFLEAFEENPSSPRWKRKGIYDSYYFGTKGKRLQVIMLDTRYFRSELKRDWRKYFGIKRNIPNTDEGATVLGEAQWKWLSDELEKEADLRVIVSSIQLVNTFHPFEKWGNFPSDRKKFFDLIKEKKARRVIVLSGDRHMSELNVEKENLAYPIYDFTSSSFNKPFKFIAPEESAKRVGKAIVEENFGTIDIYWEDKYPYLELRIISLGGKEEFYHKVKFKEIE, encoded by the coding sequence ATGAAAAAAATATTTTCAAAACTTATCTATACTTTTTTAATCTACTTTATTTTTTTAAATCAAATTCATGCAGAAGAAAGCAAGCAGGTCATCAAAAGAATTGGCTTTGGTTCCTGTCTCGAACAATGGAACCCACAGGAAATTTGGAAGCCAATGATTTCCTCGAAGCCAGAATTATTCTTGTGGTTAGGGGATAATATCTATTATGACTCCTATATTGCAGATGAAAAAAAATACTATTACAATCTTCTCACCAGTAGAAAAGAATTCCAAAACTTAAAAAAAATTTCTAAAATGCTCTATACATGGGATGACCATGACTATGGAATCAACGACTCAGGGGCGGAATATGAAGACAAAGTAAATTCACAGAGAATCTTTCTAGAAGCATTTGAGGAAAATCCGTCTTCGCCGCGATGGAAACGTAAGGGAATCTACGACTCCTATTATTTCGGAACGAAGGGAAAGCGGTTACAGGTAATTATGCTCGACACACGTTACTTTCGTTCTGAACTAAAAAGAGATTGGAGAAAATACTTTGGCATTAAAAGAAATATCCCGAACACGGACGAAGGTGCTACTGTTTTGGGAGAGGCTCAATGGAAATGGTTATCAGATGAATTAGAAAAAGAAGCAGATCTTAGAGTTATTGTTTCTAGTATCCAGCTTGTAAATACATTTCATCCTTTTGAAAAATGGGGAAATTTCCCTTCGGATAGAAAAAAGTTTTTTGATTTAATCAAAGAAAAGAAAGCGAGGCGAGTAATTGTTCTAAGCGGTGATAGACATATGTCTGAACTGAATGTAGAAAAGGAAAATCTCGCCTACCCGATTTATGATTTTACTTCTAGCTCTTTTAACAAACCATTCAAATTCATAGCGCCGGAAGAAAGTGCAAAGCGTGTTGGCAAAGCAATTGTCGAAGAAAACTTTGGGACGATAGACATTTATTGGGAAGACAAATATCCATACTTGGAGTTAAGAATCATTAGTCTCGGTGGGAAAGAAGAATTCTATCACAAAGTCAAATTTAAAGAAATTGAATAG